DNA sequence from the Caulobacter segnis genome:
TCTGGCCCGCAAGCACGGCCTGCGCTCGACGGCCCTGGTCGGTCCGTTCGAGGACGCCGAGGCCAGCTTGCGCCTGGGCGGCGCGCCCGTCGGCGCGGCCGGTGCGATGTCGCCCGTCTCGGTCACCCAGACCGCCGACGGCTGGCTGCTGCCCGCCTTCAGCCCCGCCGCGTTCGAGGCGCTGTCGACCGAGGGCGTCGATCTGGACGCCGCCCGCCGCCATGCCCTGGGTCACGGCTCGCTGCTGGACAGCCCGGCGATCGACCACGTGATGCTGCAGGCCCGGGGCTTCACCGCCCACGAGATCGAGAAAGCCGAAAACGCCCTGCGCGAACACCAGGGCCTGCGCGCCGCCTTCGCTCCCGCCGTCGTCGGCGCCGGCTTCCTGCGCGACGTGCTGGGCGCTTCGGCCGAGGACGTGGCCCGCCGTGACTTCGACACCCTGGCCTTCGCCGACTTTTCACCCACCGAGATCGCGGCCGCCGAGCGCCACGCCCTGGGCGCGGGCCTGCTGAACGACTGCGAGACCCTGAATCCCGAGCTGCGCGAGGCGTTCCGCTCGGTCGAGGCTCCCGCCTTCGCCGATCGGCTAGCCATGCTGGTCGCGGTCGAGAGCTTCGCCTGCCTGCCGACCGCGGTCGCCGTGCCGGTCGCCTTCGACAGCCGCCCTGCCGACGCCGTCCGGGCCCAGGCCGCCGCCGCGCGACTGGGCGTCCGCGCCCTGCGCCTGCAACGCGCGGCCGCCCCGGCCGACTTCACGCTGGACCTGCCCGAGGAGCCTGCCGCCGAGCCCGCGCGCGCGGCGCCGGCTCGCGAAGCGGTCGTCACCGAGCGCGTGGTCGAGAAGATCGTCGAACGCGACCGCTCCCGCCGCCGCCTGCCAGATCGCCGCAAGGGCTACATCCAGAAGGCGGCCGTCGGCGGGCACAAGGTCTATCTGCACACCGGCGAATACGAGGACGGCGAGCTGGGCGAGCTGTTCATCGACATGCACAAGGAAGGCGCGGCCTTCCGCAGCCTGATGAACAATTTCGCCATCGCCGTATCGTTGGGCCTGCAGCACGGCGTGCCGCTGGACGAGTTCGTCGACGCCTTCGTCTACACCAAGTTCGAGCCGGCGGGCCCGGTATCGGGCAACGACTCGATCAAGTCGGCGACCTCTATCCTGGACTACATCTTCCGCGAGCTGGGCGTGTCCTATCTGGGCCGCGATGACCTGGCCAACGGCGACGCCGGTCAGTTCAACGCAGACGGCCTGGGCTGGGGCAAGCCGTTGTCGGAAGACGAGATCGACGACGTCGGACCCGATCCGGTGCTGGCCAGCAAGTTCATCTCCAAGGGCTTCTCGCGCGGGGCCGCCCCCGACAACCTGGTCTTCGCCTCGTTCGGCCGTCGCCGGGTCGAGGGCTCCGAACGTCCCGGGGCCGAGGGCGAGATGTGCCCGGCCTGCGGCGACCTCTCGCTGATCCGTCGCGGCGGCCTGACCGTCTGCGACACTTGCGGGGCCCAGTCGGACCGTCCCGGACCAGTCGCCTCCTCGTAGTCCCCAAAAGGGGTCTCGCGATCGTCCTCCGCCAGACCGGTTGAGAGGGATTCTCGGCGACGACTTCACGTTGCCGAATAGGCGTTTCTCTCTCCTCCGCCGCCGTTAAATCCCCGTCATTACCGCGATTTAAGTGGCTTCAGCCCCTCCGTCGGTTCAAACCGTAACTCACACAGTCGCGTATCGTATGGACTGCACGGAGAAGTCGATGTCCCGCTTGGGCGTTTCCATCGCCGCCTTGACGCTGAGCCTGCTGGCCCTGTCCGGCCAGGCTCACGCCTCGATCGAAGACAAGGACGTCGCCAAGCTGACCTCCTTCGGCGGGATGTGCGCCAACTGCGACCTGGCCGGCCGCAAGCTGATGAACGCCAAGTTCACTGGAGCCAACTTCGTCAAGTCCGTCCTGATCGGCGCCGACCTGCGCGGCGCGATGTTCTACGGCAGCAACTTCGCCGGCGCCGACCTCAGCCGGGCCGACCTGCGCGGCGCCGAGATGCGCGGCGCCAACTTCGTGGCCGCCAACTTCACCGACGCCAAGATGTCGGGCATGGAAGGCAGCGGTGTGAACCTCCAATCGGCCACGTTGGTCCGCGTCGACCTGTCGTCCTCCGAACTTCACGGCTCGCAACTGGTCGGCGCCAACCTGCAACGGGCCCGCCTGTCCAACGCCGAGCTGACTGGCTCGAACCTGTCCGGCGCGAACGCCCGCGACGCCGACTTCTCCAATTCGGATCTCAACCACGCCATCCTGGCCGGCGCGCGGTTCGAAGGCGCCAATTTCCGCAACGCCGACCTGACGGGCTCCAATCTGCGCGGCGCGATCTTCAATGGCGCCGATTTCCGCAACGCCGACCTCAGCGCCGCCGTGCTGTCCGGCGCGGACTTCACCGGCGCCCGCGGCCTGGACCAGGACCAGCTGGACGAGGCCTGCGGCGACGGCGGCGTCCGCCTGCCCTCCGGCCTGACGGTGCGCCCCTGCAACGGTCTGCGCGGTGCGCGCTTCATGCTGCTGCGCGAGATGCCAAAGGCCCCGCCCGCGCCGCCGGCCCCGCCGAAGCCGCCCAAGCCTCCGAAGGACTGACCACCGTCAGTCCATATCGGCCAAGAAAAAGCCCTCCGATCGGCGAGATCGGAGGGCTCTCTTGTTTCTGGCTTCCGCCGCGCCTCACACCTTGATCGGAGGCGCGGTGCGGATGTGCAGCTCCTTCAGCTGCTTGTCGAGCACGTTGGCCGGCGCATTCATCAGCAGATCCTGGCCCTGCTGATTCAGCGGGAAGGCGATGACCTCACGGATGGCCACCTGGTCGGCCAGCAGCATGACGATGCGGTCGATGCCGGGCGCCAGGCCGCCGTGCGGCGGGGCGCCATAGCGGAAGGCGTTCAGCATGCCGCCAAACTGCTCCTCAACCACTTCCGGGCCGTAGCCGGCGGTGGCGAAGGCCTTGAGCATGATCTCGGGCTTGTGGTTCCGGATCGCGCCCGAGCACAGCTCGTAGCCGTTGCAGACGATATCGTACTGGTAGGCGCGGATGGTCAGCGGGTCCTGCGTCTCCAGGGCCTCCAGACCGCCTTGCGGCATCGAGAACGGGTTGTGCGAGAAGTCGACCTTCTTCTCGTCTTCGTTCCACTCGAACATCGGGAAGTCGACGATCCAGCAGAACTTGAACTGGTTTTCGTCGACCAGCTTCAGCTCCGTGCCGACGCGCGTACGCGCCAGGCCGGCGAACTTGGCGAACACGGCCGGGTCGCCGGCCACGAAGAAGGCGGCGTCGCCCGAGCCAAGGCCCAGCGACTCCATCAGCGCCTGGGTCGGCTCGCCCAGGTTCTTGGCGATCGGGCCGCCCCAGCCGCCCTGGTCTTCCGACCAGAAGACGTAGCCCAGGCCCGGCTGGCCTTCGCCCTGGGCCCAGCTGTTCATGCGGTCGCAGAAGGCGCGGCTGCCGCCGGTCGGGGCCGGGATCGCCCACACCTGGTTCTTGGCGTCCGCGCCCAGGATCTTGGCGAAAAGGCCAAAGCCGCCGTCACGGAAGTGCGCCGAGACGTCGGCCATCTTGATCGGGTTGCGCAGGTCCGGCTTGTCGCTGCCGTACCAGGCCATCGACTGGGCGTAGGTCAGACGCTCGAAGCCCTTGTGCTCGAACGATTGGCCGACGTCGTTGGTGAAGGTGTGGGTCCCGCTGATCGGCGAGACCGGCTTGCCGTTCGAGAACTCCTCGAAGACGCCGTGCATCACCGGCTCGATGGCCGCGAACACGTCTTCCTGGGTGACGAAGCTCATCTCGACGTCGAGCTGGTAAAATTCCAGCGAGCGGTCGGCGCGCAGGTCCTCGTCGCGGAAGCATGGGGCGATCTGGAAGTAGCGGTCGAAGCCCGAGACCATCAGCAGCTGCTTGAACTGCTGGGGCGCCTGGGGCAGCGCGTAGAATTTCTCCGGGTGCAGACGCGAAGGCACCAGGAAGTCGCGCGCGCCCTCGGGCGAGCTCGCCGTCAGGATCGGCGTCTGGAACTCGTTGAAGCCCTGGGCGAACATGCGGTTGCGGATCGACTGGATCACGCGCGAGCGCAGGACGATGTTCCTGTGCAGGGTCTCGCGACGCAGGTCGAGATAGCGGTGCTTGAGGCGGATCTCTTCGGGATAGTCCGGCTCGCCGAACACCGGCAGCGGCAGCTCGGCGGCTTCGGAGAGGACCTCGACGGCCGAGACGCGGATCTCGATCTCGCCGGTCGGGAGGTTCGGGTTCACCACGCTGGCGTCACGAGCGATGACTTCGCCGTCGACGCGGATCACGCTCTCGGCGCGCAGGCGCTCGACGATCGAGAAGCCCGGGGTTTCCGGATGCAGCACCAGCTGGGTCAGACCGTGGTGGTCGCGCAGGTCGATGAAGACCAGACCGCCGTGGTCGCGCTTGCGGTGGATCCAGCCCGACAGGCGCACCGTGGAACCGGTGTCGGAGGCGCGCAGAGCGCCGCAGTTGTGGGTGCGATAGGCGTGCATGGAGGTCATGAAAGTCTTGAATACGCGGTGATTTGCAAGGCGCGGTAAGGCGCACGTGGGCGCCCGTATGTCAAGGATTCTGGGACGAACCACGCGCTGGCGCGGCCCGTCTGGAAAAGGTTCTCGGCGCGTCAGGCCGCTTCGACGATGGCCAGGAAGTCCTTGGCCTTAAGCGAGGCGCCGCCGACCAGGGCGCCGCCGACTTCCGGCGCGGCCAGGATCTCGCGGGCGTTCTCGGGCTTGACCGACCCGCCGTAGAGGATCGGCGTCACCCTGCCCTGCTCGCCGAACCGGGCGACCAGCTCGGCGCGGATGGCCGCGTGCATCTCGACGATGTTCTCGACCGAGGCCACGTGGCCGGTGCCGATGGCCCACAGCGGCTCGTAGGCGACGTTGAAGGCCTGGCCCGCCAGGCTGGACGGCAGGGAATTGCGAAGCTGGCCGATCACGAAGCTCACCGCTCCGCCGCCCTGGCGCTGTTCCAGGCTCTCGCCGACGCAGACGATGGGCTCCAGGCCCGCCGCCAGGGCCGCCTGGGCCTTGCCGGCCACCTGCTGACAGGTCTCGCCGTGGTCGGTGCGGCGCTCGGAGTGGCCGACGATCACCATCGTCCCGCCAGCGTCGGCGACCATCTCGGCCGAGATGTCGCCGGTATGGGCGCCGCTGGCCTTGCCGTGGCAGTCCTGGCCGCCGACCAGGACGAACGAACCCTCGACCGCTTCGCCGAGGCGGTGCAGCAGGGTGGCGGGCGGGAAGATGGCGACTCGGGCGGCGGCGGGCTGGCGGTCCAGTCCGGCCGCGATGGCCCGGGCCTCGTCGAGAGCGGTCGAAAGACCGTTCATCTTCCAGTTTCCGGCGATCAGCGGCCGGGGAGTCGTGCTCGAAAGGGTCATGAGCGCCTTCTTGGGGTCATGCTCGCCTGGGAAGTCAAGCCCAGGCCGCTTGCCCGGTCACCCACGGCTCTACTATACCCGCTGCTCTCGACCGCCTTGCCCATTCGTTCGGCGGGTCCGACTGGAAGGTTCTCGTCCCAATGCTCGCCGGTTTCCGCTCCTTCGCCAAATCGCCGTTCGCGGTTCTGCTGTTCGGCCTGCTGATCGTCAGCTTCGCCATCTTCGGCATCAGCGACGTGTTCAAGGGGCCGCGCGGCTCGGGCGTGATCAGCGCCGGTTCGCGCAGCCTGTCGGCCCAGGACTTCAAGGCGCGGTTCGACAACTACCGCAAGGCCATGGAGCAGCGCGGCGGCGAGGCGATCACGCCCGACCAGGCCGTCGAGCGCGGCATCGACCGACAGATCGTCCAGGAACTGACCCTGCAGGAATCGATCGCAGCCGCGATCCAGAAGATGGGCGTCACCCCGTCGGACAAGCTGGTCGGCGACATCGTCCACCAGCAGATGAGCCAGTTGCCGCCCGGCCAGCGCCCATTCAGCCCGATCACCGGCAAGTTCGACCAGCAGGCCTACGCTGCCCTGCTGGCCCAGAACAACCTGACGCCCCAAGCCTACGAGGCCTCGCTGCGCGACGAGATCGCCAACGCCCACTTCTTCTCGGCCGTCGCCGACGGCATGCGCGCGCCGCGCATCTACGCCGCCCTGCAAGGCGCCTACCTCTTGGAAGCGCGCGACGTCGCCGCCTTCGCGGTCAATCCCGCCTCGGTCGAAAAGCCCGGCCAGCCGACCGACGCCCAACTGACCGCGTTCATGAACGAGAACCGCGAGCGCCTGACGCGTCCGGAAACGCGCGTGCTGTCGATCATGCGCGTCAGCGCCAAGGCCCTGGAGCCGACCGTCACGCTGAACCCGGCCGACGTGCAGAAGGCCTTCGACTTCCGCAAGGACAGCTTGGCCAAGCCGGAGACCCGCTCGATCGTCCAGATCTCGGCCCCCGACGCCAAGGCCGCCGCCGTGATCTCGCAGCGCCTGGCCAAGGGCGAGGATCCGGCCGCCGTCGCCAAGGCCTACGGCAAGACCCCGCTGGTCCTGGCCGACAAGCCCAAGTCCGCCGTGCCGGACCGCAAGGTCGCCGACGCCGCCTTCACCCTGGCCGCCGGCCAGGTCAGCGGCCCGATCGCCGGCGAGCTGGGCGTCTCGGTGATCAAGGTCACCAAGGTCACGCCGGGCGTCGTCGCCACGCTGGACAGCGTCCGTCCGCAGATCGAGGCCGAGGTCCGCGCCCAGACCGCCCAGGCCAAGGCCTACGACCAGACCCAGACCTATCAGGACGCCCATGACGGCGGCGCCGACCTGGTCGCCGCGGCCAGCAAGGCCGGCGCCCTGGTGCTCACGACCGCCCCGATCACCGCCCAGGGCGCCGATCAGACCGGCCAGCCCGTCCCCGGCCTGACGCCCGACATCCTCAAGACCGCCTTCGAGCTGTCGCAAGGCGGCGAGAGCGAACTGGTCGAGCTGGGCAAGGGCGAATACTACGCCGTGAAGGTCGAGAAGGTCGTGCCGGCCGCCATGCCGCCGCTGGCCGAGATCAAGCCGCAGCTGACCGCCGTCTGGCAGGCCCAGGAGATGGGCAAGCGCCTGAAGGCCAAGGCCGACGAGCTGGCCGCCCGCGTCAAGAAGGGCGAGAGCCTGGACGCCGTCGCCGCCTCGGCCCAGTCGAAGGTCCAGAAGGTCCCCGGCCTGTCGCGCCAGAACGCTCGCGAGCACATGGGCCTGGGCCAGGAGTTCCTGGGCGCGGCCTTCCAGGCCAAGAACGGCGAGACCTTCGTGGCCCGCGCCGGCCAGCAGGGCGAGGCCTTCGTCGTCGCCAAGCTCGAGACCGTCCACGCCGCCCCGGCCGACCAGGTCGCCCAGATCGCGGCGTTCACCCAAGCCCAGACGGCCAACGGCCTGATGCGCGACCTGGGCGAGGCCTCGCGCAACGCCGCCAAGACCCAGTTGAAGACCAAGAGCAACCTGACCCTGGCGCGCCAGGCCATCGGCGTCGACACCGACGCCCTGGCGAAGGCGCAAGGCGCCACGGGCGGAAAGAAAGCCGAGTAATGAGTCTGGAACCCGCCTTCGACGCCTTTTCGGAAGCCTATGATTCCGGACGTCAACAGGTCGTCTGGACCCGTCTGATCGACGATCTCGAGACCCCGGTCTCGGCCTATCTGAAGATCGCCCAGACGCGTCCCTACAGCTTCCTGTTCGAGAGCGTGGAAGGCGGCGCCTGGCGCGGTCGCTATTCGATCGTGACCATGAACCCGGACCTCGTCTGGCGCTGCCGCGGCGACCAGGCCGAGATCGCAGAGGGCGACGACATCGCCGCCGGCCGCTACGCGCCCCAGCCGGGCGGCGCGCTGGACAGCCTGCGCGACCTCGTGGCCCGTTCGCGCATGGAGCTGCCCAAGGGCCTGCCGCCCATGGCCGCCGGCGTGTTCGGGGCCCTGGGCTACGATCTGGTCCGCCTGGTCGAGCGTCTGCCCGACATCAACGAGGACACGCTGGGCCTGCCGGACGGGATCATGACCCGCCCGCAGATCGTCGCGATCTTCGACGCCATCGCCCAGGAAATCATCCTGACCACGGCCGTGCGCCCCAAGGCCGGCGTGTCGGCCCAGGACGCCTACGCCGCCGCCCGCGCGCGAATCGAGACGGTGATGGCCGACCTGCATCGTCCTCTGGCCCACGACGCGCCCCGCGCGCCTCGAGACCCGATGGCGTTCACGACGCCGGTCAGCCGCGCCGACTACGCCGACGTGGTCGCCAAGGCCAAGGACTACATCGCCGCCGGCGACATCTTCCAGGTCGTGGCCAGCCACCGCTTCCGCGCGCCCTTCGACCTGCCGCCGTTCGCCCTGTACCGCTCGCTGCGCCGGACCAATCCGTCGCCGTTCCTGTTCTTCCTGAACCTGGACGGCTTCAACCTGGTCGGCTCCAGCCCCGAGATCCTGGTTCGCCTGCGCGACGGCAAGATCACCATCCGGCCGATCGCCGGCACCCGTCCGCGCGGCGCCACGCCCGAGCAGGACGCGGCGCTGGAAGCCGAGCTGCTGGCCGATCCCAAGGAACGCGCCGAGCACCTGATGCTGCTGGACCTGGGCCGCAACGACGTGGGTCGCGTGGCCATGCTGAACCATCAGGGCCGCAACACGCCGGCTGAGCGTCCGAAAGGCCCGAACGTCCGCGTGACCGAGAGCTTCAAGATCGAGCGCTACAGCCACGTGATGCACATCGTCTCGAACGTCGAGGGCAACGCGCCCGAGGGCGTCGATCCGGTCGACGTGCTGATGGCCGCCCTGCCCGCCGGCACGCTCTCGGGCGCGCCCAAGGTGCGGGCGATGGAGATCATCGACGAACTGGAAGTCGAGAAGCGCGGCATCGGCTATGCCGGCGCGGTCGGCTATTTCGGCGCCGACGGCTCGGTCGACACCTGCATCGTGCTGCGCACGGCGCTTGTGAAGGACGGCATGATGTACGTGCAGGCCGGCGGCGGCATCGTCGCCGACAGCGATCCGGACGCCGAGTACGATGAGACTCTGCACAAGTCCCGCGCCCTCAAGCGCGCGGCCGAGGAAGCCTGGCGATTCAGCTGAGCCTTAGGGCTGCTCTTCCGTTCTACGGACCGCCCAGCCGGTCGTCCGGGAGGTGCTGCGTGACCGCCGGCGGCGCCAGCACCATCACCGTGGCGAAGCTGATCGCACACAGCGCGGCGAAGGCCGCGGCGGCCAGCACCGGCGTCATCTTCTGGACGCGCGCCTTCTGCCGCAGCAGCGCGCGGACATAGGCGACGGCGACAGGGTCCAGGGCGGAATCACGCGGGTCCATCCCCATATGATGCTCCAGACCGCGTCCGCTGTAACCGTAACTGAAAGCCGCAGGCGAAATTGCCGCTACACATCGGCCGCGCTCAGGCTAGAACCGCACTTCGAAAGGCGGCGTCATGATCCTCGTCATCGATAACTACGACAGCTTCACCTACAACCTCGTCCACTATCTGAACGAGCTGGGGGCCGAGACGGTCGTCTACCGCAACGACGCGCTGACGGTGCAGGAAGCCCTGGGCCTGCATCCGGCCGCCGTGCTGCTGTCACCCGGCCCCAAGGCCCCCGACCAGGCCGGCATCTGCCTGCCGCTGCTGCGCGCCGCGCCGGAAGACCTGCCGATCCTTGGCGTTTGCCTCGGCCACCAGGCCATCGGCCAAGCCTACGGCGGCGAGGTGATCCGCGCCAAGCAGGTCATGCACGGCAAGGTCAGCAAGGTGCGCCATAACGACAAGGGCATCTTCAAGGGCCTGCCCAACCCGTTCACCGCCACCCGCTACCATAGCCTGGCCGTCCGCAAGGAGGACTTGCCGCCCGAGCTGGAGGTCACCGCCTGGACCGACGACGGCGAGATCATGGGCGTGCAGCACAGGACGCGCCCCGTGTTCGGCGTCCAGTTCCACCCGGAATCGATCGCCACCGAGGGCGGCCACCAGATGCTGGCCAACTTCATGGACCTCGCGAACGTCAAGCGCGACGCGGCGGTCTGGGTCTAGGGCGAGCCGCATCATGTCCGACGCTTTCAAGCCGCTGCTGGCCAAGCTGGCCGACGGCCAGACCCTGGGCGACGAAGACGCCGAGATCTTCTTCGCCGCCTGCCTGCGCGGCGAACCGACCCCGGCCCAGGTGGCCGCCGCCGTCACCGCCATGCGCCTGCGCGGCGAGACGGTCGGCGAGATCGCCGCTTGCGCCCGCGCCATGCGACGCGCGGCCGTCCAGCTGGAGCATCCGTACGACGTCATCGACGTCTGCGGCACCGGCGGCGATGGCCTGCACACGCTGAACATCTCCACCGCGGTAGGCTTCGTGGCCGCCGGCGGGGGCCTCAAGGTCGCCAAGCACGGCAACCGCGCCATCACCTCGAAGTCCGGCACCGCCGACGTCCTGACCGCTCTGGGCGTCAATATCGACGCCACGCGCGAGCAGCAGCGCCGGGCCCTGGACGAGGCCGGCATCTGCTTCCTATTCGCCCAGGCCCATCACGGGGCGATGAAGCACGTCTCGCCGATCCGCCAGCAACTGGGCTTTCGCACGATCTTCAACCTGCTGGGCCCGCTGACCAATCCGGCCGGCGCCAAGCGGCAGGTCGTCGGCGTTTCGGCCCCGCGCTTCGTCGAGCCGATCGCCAAGGCGCTTGGGGCCCTGGGCGCCGAGCGCGCCTGGTCGGTGCACGGCGCGGGCATGGACGAGCTGACCACGACGGGCGAGACCGAGGTCGCCGAATGGCGCGACGGCCGCATCCACCTGTTCAAGATCACGCCCGAGGCCGTCGGCCTGCCGCGCGCCTCGCTGTCGGACATCACCGGCGGCGATCCTGAGTTCAACGCCGCCGCCCTGACCCGCCTGCTCGACGGCGAGAAGGGTCCCTATCGTGACATC
Encoded proteins:
- a CDS encoding anthranilate synthase component II, with the protein product MILVIDNYDSFTYNLVHYLNELGAETVVYRNDALTVQEALGLHPAAVLLSPGPKAPDQAGICLPLLRAAPEDLPILGVCLGHQAIGQAYGGEVIRAKQVMHGKVSKVRHNDKGIFKGLPNPFTATRYHSLAVRKEDLPPELEVTAWTDDGEIMGVQHRTRPVFGVQFHPESIATEGGHQMLANFMDLANVKRDAAVWV
- a CDS encoding ribonucleotide reductase, which codes for MRTPAKAAGLVPAMEWRDLERADEIVVVSAPSSWTDARVEAWLDWAGEIQAKAPLGGGPARYADRIAQAGLARGLFGDKADAAAFRESLLATMLSGVATPAGGQTGLALLPDVGEFEFESAVKDALGQRRARILAAQAAARLDAALTQVADAVRRCSGDPRACGDVRKNPALARAARKARELGADDRTILDAIATADAARPPLSDQGSEREASMIASASRQGVSAGDEAATLAAQVGWETSALTLALSPTDAEILSRGVGVGAAIDASAFLDDDSFDIERFTYVCHLWGTALELERGDRPARLGLAGVGDCLLSQGLSQTSIEGRDAAAALWALAVGAALSASAEAAAALGHDETFAQDRQGVLKTLAERRVRAAALRSELATEAAAALATAHALARKHGLRSTALVGPFEDAEASLRLGGAPVGAAGAMSPVSVTQTADGWLLPAFSPAAFEALSTEGVDLDAARRHALGHGSLLDSPAIDHVMLQARGFTAHEIEKAENALREHQGLRAAFAPAVVGAGFLRDVLGASAEDVARRDFDTLAFADFSPTEIAAAERHALGAGLLNDCETLNPELREAFRSVEAPAFADRLAMLVAVESFACLPTAVAVPVAFDSRPADAVRAQAAAARLGVRALRLQRAAAPADFTLDLPEEPAAEPARAAPAREAVVTERVVEKIVERDRSRRRLPDRRKGYIQKAAVGGHKVYLHTGEYEDGELGELFIDMHKEGAAFRSLMNNFAIAVSLGLQHGVPLDEFVDAFVYTKFEPAGPVSGNDSIKSATSILDYIFRELGVSYLGRDDLANGDAGQFNADGLGWGKPLSEDEIDDVGPDPVLASKFISKGFSRGAAPDNLVFASFGRRRVEGSERPGAEGEMCPACGDLSLIRRGGLTVCDTCGAQSDRPGPVASS
- the trpE gene encoding anthranilate synthase component I — translated: MSLEPAFDAFSEAYDSGRQQVVWTRLIDDLETPVSAYLKIAQTRPYSFLFESVEGGAWRGRYSIVTMNPDLVWRCRGDQAEIAEGDDIAAGRYAPQPGGALDSLRDLVARSRMELPKGLPPMAAGVFGALGYDLVRLVERLPDINEDTLGLPDGIMTRPQIVAIFDAIAQEIILTTAVRPKAGVSAQDAYAAARARIETVMADLHRPLAHDAPRAPRDPMAFTTPVSRADYADVVAKAKDYIAAGDIFQVVASHRFRAPFDLPPFALYRSLRRTNPSPFLFFLNLDGFNLVGSSPEILVRLRDGKITIRPIAGTRPRGATPEQDAALEAELLADPKERAEHLMLLDLGRNDVGRVAMLNHQGRNTPAERPKGPNVRVTESFKIERYSHVMHIVSNVEGNAPEGVDPVDVLMAALPAGTLSGAPKVRAMEIIDELEVEKRGIGYAGAVGYFGADGSVDTCIVLRTALVKDGMMYVQAGGGIVADSDPDAEYDETLHKSRALKRAAEEAWRFS
- a CDS encoding peptidylprolyl isomerase; this translates as MLAGFRSFAKSPFAVLLFGLLIVSFAIFGISDVFKGPRGSGVISAGSRSLSAQDFKARFDNYRKAMEQRGGEAITPDQAVERGIDRQIVQELTLQESIAAAIQKMGVTPSDKLVGDIVHQQMSQLPPGQRPFSPITGKFDQQAYAALLAQNNLTPQAYEASLRDEIANAHFFSAVADGMRAPRIYAALQGAYLLEARDVAAFAVNPASVEKPGQPTDAQLTAFMNENRERLTRPETRVLSIMRVSAKALEPTVTLNPADVQKAFDFRKDSLAKPETRSIVQISAPDAKAAAVISQRLAKGEDPAAVAKAYGKTPLVLADKPKSAVPDRKVADAAFTLAAGQVSGPIAGELGVSVIKVTKVTPGVVATLDSVRPQIEAEVRAQTAQAKAYDQTQTYQDAHDGGADLVAAASKAGALVLTTAPITAQGADQTGQPVPGLTPDILKTAFELSQGGESELVELGKGEYYAVKVEKVVPAAMPPLAEIKPQLTAVWQAQEMGKRLKAKADELAARVKKGESLDAVAASAQSKVQKVPGLSRQNAREHMGLGQEFLGAAFQAKNGETFVARAGQQGEAFVVAKLETVHAAPADQVAQIAAFTQAQTANGLMRDLGEASRNAAKTQLKTKSNLTLARQAIGVDTDALAKAQGATGGKKAE
- the aspS gene encoding aspartate--tRNA ligase, which translates into the protein MTSMHAYRTHNCGALRASDTGSTVRLSGWIHRKRDHGGLVFIDLRDHHGLTQLVLHPETPGFSIVERLRAESVIRVDGEVIARDASVVNPNLPTGEIEIRVSAVEVLSEAAELPLPVFGEPDYPEEIRLKHRYLDLRRETLHRNIVLRSRVIQSIRNRMFAQGFNEFQTPILTASSPEGARDFLVPSRLHPEKFYALPQAPQQFKQLLMVSGFDRYFQIAPCFRDEDLRADRSLEFYQLDVEMSFVTQEDVFAAIEPVMHGVFEEFSNGKPVSPISGTHTFTNDVGQSFEHKGFERLTYAQSMAWYGSDKPDLRNPIKMADVSAHFRDGGFGLFAKILGADAKNQVWAIPAPTGGSRAFCDRMNSWAQGEGQPGLGYVFWSEDQGGWGGPIAKNLGEPTQALMESLGLGSGDAAFFVAGDPAVFAKFAGLARTRVGTELKLVDENQFKFCWIVDFPMFEWNEDEKKVDFSHNPFSMPQGGLEALETQDPLTIRAYQYDIVCNGYELCSGAIRNHKPEIMLKAFATAGYGPEVVEEQFGGMLNAFRYGAPPHGGLAPGIDRIVMLLADQVAIREVIAFPLNQQGQDLLMNAPANVLDKQLKELHIRTAPPIKV
- a CDS encoding pentapeptide repeat-containing protein, whose protein sequence is MSRLGVSIAALTLSLLALSGQAHASIEDKDVAKLTSFGGMCANCDLAGRKLMNAKFTGANFVKSVLIGADLRGAMFYGSNFAGADLSRADLRGAEMRGANFVAANFTDAKMSGMEGSGVNLQSATLVRVDLSSSELHGSQLVGANLQRARLSNAELTGSNLSGANARDADFSNSDLNHAILAGARFEGANFRNADLTGSNLRGAIFNGADFRNADLSAAVLSGADFTGARGLDQDQLDEACGDGGVRLPSGLTVRPCNGLRGARFMLLREMPKAPPAPPAPPKPPKPPKD
- the tpiA gene encoding triose-phosphate isomerase, which encodes MTLSSTTPRPLIAGNWKMNGLSTALDEARAIAAGLDRQPAAARVAIFPPATLLHRLGEAVEGSFVLVGGQDCHGKASGAHTGDISAEMVADAGGTMVIVGHSERRTDHGETCQQVAGKAQAALAAGLEPIVCVGESLEQRQGGGAVSFVIGQLRNSLPSSLAGQAFNVAYEPLWAIGTGHVASVENIVEMHAAIRAELVARFGEQGRVTPILYGGSVKPENAREILAAPEVGGALVGGASLKAKDFLAIVEAA
- the trpD gene encoding anthranilate phosphoribosyltransferase, which encodes MSDAFKPLLAKLADGQTLGDEDAEIFFAACLRGEPTPAQVAAAVTAMRLRGETVGEIAACARAMRRAAVQLEHPYDVIDVCGTGGDGLHTLNISTAVGFVAAGGGLKVAKHGNRAITSKSGTADVLTALGVNIDATREQQRRALDEAGICFLFAQAHHGAMKHVSPIRQQLGFRTIFNLLGPLTNPAGAKRQVVGVSAPRFVEPIAKALGALGAERAWSVHGAGMDELTTTGETEVAEWRDGRIHLFKITPEAVGLPRASLSDITGGDPEFNAAALTRLLDGEKGPYRDIVLLNAAAAFLVADKVETLVEGIELAANVIDDGRAKAALAGLVAATNSEAPA